A segment of the Entomomonas moraniae genome:
CTGGTGGCTATGGGGGAGCTACTGAGGGCAGTATTTGGTCTAATGCTTTTGAGGTAACCCTTCCTTTACCAAAAGAGTGGTCTTCTATTCCTTATGGCTATCCATTAACTAATCAGTGTTATCGAGTGGTGGATGCCTTAGGCAGGGATTGTCCTGATTATGTAGCAGGCGAACTTTGGATTGGTGGGGCTGGAGTTGCTTTAGGTTATTGTGCCTCTCCTGCGTTAACCAAAGAGCGTTTTGTAGAGGTAGATGGACAACGTTGGTATCGTACAGGAGATCGAGGTCGTTATTGGCGGATGGTACGTTGGAGTTTTTAGGGCGTGTTGATCATCAAGTTAAAGTAAGAGGTCATCGTATTGAGTTAGGTGAGATTGAGTCTGCCTTAGCCAGTTTACCTGAGATTGCTCGAGCTATCGCCGTAACCGTTGGTTCCCCGGCTCAACTCGCAGCGGCTATTCAATTAAAAGAGAACTTAGCTACCTCTGAGCAGCCTATTAAAGAGCAATTACAACAACTATTACCTGATTATATGGTGCCTACTAGTTTGGTAATTTATGAAACCTTACCTTTGAGTGCTAATGGTAAAGTTGATCGGAAAAAGATTATTGAGGAACTAGTCAATCAAATAACTAATACTGAAACTATCTTTGAAGCACCACAAACAGCTATCGAACAACAAGTAGCTTGTGTATGGCAAAAAATACTTAAAACGCCAAACGTAGGACGCTTTGATAGTTTCTTTAGCTTAGGCGGTGATAGTTTATTGGCCACCCAAGTGATTGCTCAATTAAAGCAATTAGGCTTAACCACTGAACAACCCTTACGACAATTGTTTGCTAAACCACAATTGGCTGAGTTTGCCGCTACTTTAATGGTAACTGAACAAGTTGAACAACAACAAGTAGTGCCTGATTTAGCTAATCGTTATCAACCATTCCCACTGACTGAAGTACAACGTGCTTATTGGATGGGACAATCGCCTGGTTTACCTTTAAGTTGTGGTACTCATTATTTAGTAGAATTGGATGGCGAGAATATCGATTTACAACGGTTGACTGTTGCTTGGAATAAATTAGTAGCACGCCATGATATGTTACATGCCACTGTCACCGAACAAGCAGAACAACATATTTTACCTGAATGGGCGCTTTACACCATTCCCCAATCAGAGCATCACAATCTAGCTGAGATAAAAATTAAAGTGGATGAATGGTGGCAACAACAGAAAGCTAAAAAACATTCACTACCCTTTGCTATGCATGCTTTTAATTATCCTGAGCAACGCTGTTATCTGGCTATTATTTTTAACTATATGAATTTGGATGGTTTTAGTATTAAGTTGCTACTTAAAGAATTAGCAAGTTTTTACCAAGACCTTGATATTAAGTTACCTAAGCTAACCCTTTCTTTTAGAGATTATGTTACTCAAGTTACTCATACTCCACAAGCAATAGAGCGAGCTGAAGCTTATTGGCATGAGCGTATGGTAACTTTACCCGGTGCCCCACAATTACCCACAGCTATCGAACCACAACAACTTAAGCAAGCGAAGTTTATTCGTAAAAGCGCTAAATTAGATAGCCAAAAGTTAATTAGTTTACGACATATTGCTAAAAATTATGGGCTAACTCCCTCTGCTATTATTATGTTGGCTTATGCTGAGGTTTTAAGCCAATGGAGTGGTGGCGAAGCAGTTACTATCAATATGACACTATTTGATAGACAAGAGGTACACCCTGAAATCTATCAAATTGCTGGTGACTTTACTTCATTATTACCTATTGCCTATACCCCTGATTACTCTAAATCATTATTAGAACAAGCTAAGTGCTTACAGCAAGAACTTGCTACCGCTTTAGATCATCGAGAAATCTCCTCCATTTGGGTACAGCGAGAGCTAGCACGTAATAAAGCAATTAATGCTGCCTCTTTACCAATTGTCTTTACCAGTACCTTAGGTATTGCTGATGATTTACTTGAAGATAGTGAGCAACAAGGTTTTTTACAACTTGCAGGCGGTGGGTTATCAGAAACTCCACAAGTGTGGTTAGATCATCAACTTTATGAACATCAAGGTGGCTTATTAATTTCATGGGATGCAGTAGAAGATTTATTCCCAACTGGCTTACTTGATGAGATGTTTGCTGGTTATATCCAATTATTAAATCAGTTAATTGAACATAATTGGCAACAACCTTTAGTAGCTCAATTACCTGCTACTCAGTTGCAAGTTAGACAGCAAGTTAATGCTGTTGTTGCACCTTTACCTAGCAGTAGTTTAATAGAACCTATCTTTGATTATGCCAGTAGTCATCCTCAACAAGTAGCTCTTGTCTTTGATGAGCAGGAGTTCTCTTATGAGGAGCTCTCTATGCGTGCCTTACAAATAGCTAATTTATTGCTCAGCTATGGTTTACAGCAAGGTGAGTCGGTAGCGGTTTGTTTACCTCGGGGACCTATGCAGATTATGGCTGTGTTAGGGGTACTTGCTGCAGGCGGTGCTTATGTGCCTGTGTCTACTACTCAACCTGTTGCACGACAACAAAAGATTTTTAATACTGCTGATATTAAGTTGGTGTTATGTAATGAACCTTTGTTTGAAGCAGATTCTGTTAAGTTTATATCGCCTTATTTAGCCTTGGATTTAGAGCCTTTAACTAAGCCTGTGTTAGTTGATTGTCAATCGCTGGCTTATATTATTTTTACTTCTGGCTCTACAGGTGAACCTAAAGGGGTGGAGATTCCTCATCAAGCAGCGTTGAATACGATTAAGGATATTTGTCAACGTTATGCTGTTGATAGTTCAAGTTGTGCTTTGGCTGTTTCTGCTCTTGATTTTGATTTATCGGTATTTGATATCTTTGGTTTGTTGGCTGTTGGGGGCGCTTGGTTTTAATCAGTGATGATGAACGCCGAGACGCGGCTAGTTGGTTGCAGTTAGTCCATGAGCATGGGGTATCGGTTTGGAATTCGGTACCTATCTTACTTGATATGTTGTTGGTAGTCGCTAGTCATGATAGTCGTAGCTTACCTTTAAAGACTGTTCTTTTATCAGGTGATTGGATTGGTTTAGATCTGCCTGTTCGTTTAGCTGAGTGCTGTGGTGAATTACCTAAGCTGGTGGCTATGGGGGAGCTACTGAGGGCAGTATTTGGTCTAATGCTTTTGAGGTAACCCTTCCTTTACCAAAAGAGTGGTCTTCTATTCCTTATGGCTATCCATTAACTAATCAGTGTTATCGAGTGGTGGATGCCTTAGGCAGGGATTGTCCTGATTATGTAGCAGGCGAACTTTGGATTGGTGGGGCTGGAGTTGCTTTAGGTTATTGTGCCTCTCCTGCGTTAACCAAAGAGCGTTTTGTAGAGGTAGATGGACAACGTTGGTATCGTACAGGAGATCGAGGTCGTTATTGGGCGGATGGTACGTTGGAGTTTTTAGGGCGTGTTGATCATCAAGTTAAAGTAAGAGGTCATCGTATTGAGTTAGGTGAGATTGAGTCTGCCTTAGCCAGTTTACCTGAGATTGCTCGAGCTATCGCCGTAACCGTTGGTTCCCCGGCTCAACTCGCAGCGGCTATTCAATTAAAAGAGAACTTAGCTACCTCTGAGCAGCCTATTAAAGAGCAATTACAACAACTATTACCTGATTATATGGTGCCTACTAGTTTGGTAATTTATGAAACCTTACCTTTGAGTGCTAATGGTAAAGTTGATCGGAAAAAGATTATTGAAGAGCTAGCAAATCATACTACTTTAACGCTCGTTAAAGAGCTGCCAAGAGATCAGTTAGAACAGCAAATAGCTAATCTTTGGCAAGAGGTTTTAAATTGCCACACCTTATCACGTGATGATGATTTCTTTTTAAGCGGTGGCGATAGTTTAACTGCCACTCAAATCGTACAACTTTTACATAAACGCCATATTACCCCAGAGCTTATACCACTGAGGGTACTTTTTTCTGCGTCAACTATTGCCAGTTTAAGTGATTATATTAAACAGCAATGGAAAAGCAATGTATTAGACGAAGACACTTTATTTGAGGAGGGAACACTATGAATAAAGCAATAATGGTAGAAACGTTAGTAACAGAATTATCCTCACAAGGTGTTTTACTCTGGGCAGAAGGTGAGCAATTAAAATTTAAAGCACCAGCAGGTGTGATTACAGATCACCATAAACAACATTTAACGGCTAATAAGTTAGCGATTATTGAGTACCTACAAAATATCAACAATAACAATATTGAGCACGATGCCGAAGGGCGTTATCAGCCATTCCCTCTCACTGATTTACAGCTCGCCTATATGGTTGGCCGCAGTAATCTTTATGAATATGGTGGTGTAGGTTGCCATAGTTATATTGAGTTAGCGTTACCTGATACAGACCATAAAAAATTACAAGATGCGTGGCATGGCCTTATTATGCGGCATGATATGTTGCGGGCGATTATCCTTGCGGATGGTACTCAACAAGTTTTAGCAGAAGTTAACTTACCACCATTACTAGAAAATGACTTCAGAGCGTTAGACCCACAGCAAACAGAACAACAATTATTAGCTATTAGAGAACAGCTCTCTCACCGCTGTTACGATCCAACGCAATGGCCACTCTTCGATTTGCGACTAACCCATACTGCAGAAGGTGCTATTTTACATTTCTCAATCGATTTATTAATTGCTGATTTTGCAAGTATTCAAGTATTACTGGCTGAGTTAGGCGAAGCCTATCAATACGGTGTTGCTAGCTTACCTGAACTACCCATCACTTTCCGTGATGTAGTATTAGCTAAAAAACAAGCTTTTAATAACCCCACTTATAAACAACGTTATGAAAAACACAAACAATACTGGTTGAAGCAATTAGACACTATGCCATTACCACCAGAGTTGCCGGTAAGTAGTTACAGTAAACAACAAAATCAACCTATACGCTTTGACCGTTTTCACTTTGCATTAACCAAAGAACGTTGGCAAGCACTAAGCCAGCAAGCAACAAGCCGTAAGCTTACGCCCTCAAGTGTAGTATTAACTGCTTTTACAGATATATTAGCCCGTTGGTCACGCCATCCAGAGCTCTGTATTAATTTAACCCTATTTAATAGACCCACTGACTATGCTGGGGTACATAATACTGTTGGTGATTTTATCGCAGTCAATGTATTAGGCGTTAGGAATAATCCACAGCAGAGCTTTTGTGAACGTAGCCAAGCTTTGCAAGAACAATTATGGCAAGACCTAGAGCACAATGAGTTCACAGGGATAGATGTGCTACGGGCAATGAACCAACAACGCCAAGAAAATATTTTAGTACCTGTTGTTTATACCAGTACCCTAGGCGTTAAAGCAGATAAACTGACAACTAATGAATTTATGCAAAATGCTAAACTGCATTACGGCATTACTCAAACGCCACAAGTATGGCTCGATTGTCAAACTACCGAACGCTATGGTACGTTGCAACTTGATTGGGACGTTAGACAAGGCATTTTCCCAGAAGGTGTGGCTGAAGCGGCTTTTACTGCACTCACTGAGTTATTAA
Coding sequences within it:
- a CDS encoding non-ribosomal peptide synthetase: MWSNAFEVTLPLPKEWSSIPYGYPLTNQCYRVVDALGRDCPDYVAGELWIGGAGVALGYCASPALTKERFVEVDGQRWYRTGDRGRYWADGTLEFLGRVDHQVKVRGHRIELGEIESALASLPEIARAIAVTVGSPAQLAAAIQLKENLATSEQPIKEQLQQLLPDYMVPTSLVIYETLPLSANGKVDRKKIIEELANHTTLTLVKELPRDQLEQQIANLWQEVLNCHTLSRDDDFFLSGGDSLTATQIVQLLHKRHITPELIPLRVLFSASTIASLSDYIKQQWKSNVLDEDTLFEEGTL